A window of Rhododendron vialii isolate Sample 1 chromosome 13a, ASM3025357v1 contains these coding sequences:
- the LOC131315236 gene encoding uncharacterized protein LOC131315236 — translation MENPSTDNPWSRMTHALAPSTSRRRTSTDSANSPEFEFWKVLNPSLPQPDLLSADELFVNGVLLPLHLLHLHPNHDPPDNPQPATENPDPEPKPISDPGPGPELSSLLPDPAAAALGVSKRWIDMFKKSDRKDESCKEKEKKKERKGKGGGGVSGAELNIYLWPFSRSRSAGNGGNRPRTTAAARKVSSAPCSRSNSAGESKTRRSIPSPSRVGVHLGRSSPVWKVRRGGVGGGRSFDPVAVVRSQKDGNETGRKRTSAAADGGGGGSKARALNLNVPMCIGYRQHLSCRSDGSGAVNVTAGGGGGSGHGADGGRGGNLFNLRSFFTKKVY, via the coding sequence atggAAAACCCCAGTACGGATAACCCCTGGTCTCGAATGACGCACGCACTCGCACCGTCAACCAGCCGGAGGAGAACAAGCACCGACTCGGCCAACTCGCCCGAGTTCGAGTTCTGGAAGGTCCTCAACCCGAGCTTGCCCCAGCCCGACCTCCTCTCCGCCGACGAGCTCTTCGTCAACGGCGTCCTCCTCCccctccacctcctccacctccacccCAACCACGACCCGCCCGACAACCCACAACCCGCAACCGAAAACCCAGACCCCGAACCCAAACCCATCTCGGATCCGGGCCCCGGACCCGAGCTGTCGAGTCTCCTGCCCGACCCGGCGGCGGCCGCATTGGGGGTTTCCAAGAGATGGATAGATATGTTCAAGAAGAGCGATAGGAAGGATGAGAGTTGcaaagagaaggagaagaagaaggagaggaagGGTAAGGGTGGTGGTGGGGTTAGTGGGGCGGAGTTGAACATATATTTGTGGCCTTTTTCAAGGAGTAGGTCGGCTGGGAACGGCGGGAACCGGCCAAGGACGACGGCGGCGGCTCGGAAGGTGAGTAGCGCGCCGTGTTCGCGGAGTAACTCGGCGGGTGAGTCGAAGACGAGGAGGAGTATTCCGAGTCCGAGTCGGGTTGGGGTCCACTTGGGCCGGAGCAGCCCGGTTTGGAAGGTCCGGCGGGGAGGGGTCGGTGGCGGGAGGAGCTTTGACCCGGTGGCGGTGGTTCGGAGTCAGAAAGACGGGAATGAAACTGGCCGGAAAAGGACATCCGCCGCCGCCGATGGCGGTGGCGGTGGGAGTAAGGCGAGGGCTTTGAATTTGAATGTTCCGATGTGTATCGGGTACCGACAGCATTTGAGTTGTAGAAGCGACGGGAGCGGTGCGGTTAACGTCACGGCCGGGGGCGGTGGCGGAAGTGGACACGGTGCCGACGGCGGACGTGGCGGTAATTTGTTTAATCTGCGCAGCTTCTTCACTAAGAAAGTGTATTAA
- the LOC131315232 gene encoding cell division cycle protein 48 homolog, with translation MAAMRRLGGTIRTCRAMAASKTLTPSYAPSLQFQRRLHDRSFEQNAYALEGQRLTVDSGIPVLFSVPAILAGLFGVGLLEVAHADADEAHPKTLLPSESPSSHVDLEEAARKERQRLEGLLKTKGMQYGSYPRFTVAVKGQKITIKFQIPPNCEIPLLIANLVSSLGLKVEDHGAGSDMVLRAWDSAVAWQLTLSRPENPKESGGSPGQPDEGDLCVLLFRSLISSDKPEIEFIKRGSFSSNELDALASALQLAGQNRTVERKSRGDNTLKPSVEKSVASLEAMGVRIYGLSEPNLGDSKAEISWDNIAGYNQQKRDIEDTILLALQSPGVYDDIARGTRSKFESNRPRAVLFEGPPGTGKTSCARVIANQAGVPLLYVPLEVVMSKYYGESERLLGKVFSLANEIPNGAIIFLDEVDSFAVTRDNEMHEATRRILSVLLRQIDGFEQEKKVVVIAATNRKQDLDPALISRFDSMIFFGLPDQQTRQEIVAQYAKHLTKSELAEFAKVTEEMSGRDIRDVCQQAERRWASKIIRGQADKDGENGSLPPLQEYTESAMDRRRALLSGLSDQSDRKPVVKKPQLDLA, from the exons atgGCAGCAATGAGGAGACTCGGTGGAACAATTAGGACGTGCCGTGCGATGGCCGcttccaaaaccctaaccccttcGTATGCTCCTTCTCTCCAGTTTCAGCGCCGGCTGCATGATC GATCCTTTGAGCAGAATGCTTATGCACTTGAAGGTCAACGTCTGACAGTAGATTCTGGAATTCCGGTACTATTTTCAGTTCCAGCTATCTTGGCTGGATTGTTTGGGGTTGGACTATTAGAAGTAGCTCATGCAGATGCTGATGAG GCCCATCCTAAAACTCTGTTGCCATCTGAATCTCCTTCTAGTCATGTGGACTTGGAGGAAGCTGCAAGGAAAGAACGACAGCGTTTAGAAGGCTTACTCAAAACCAAAGGAATGCAATATGGTTCTTATCCTCGGTTTACCGTTGCTGTTAAGGGCCAAAAG ATCACAATCAAATTCCAAATTCCTCCGAACTGTGAAATTCCGCTCCTGATTGCAAACCTTGTTTCAAGTCTTGGACTCAAGGTCGAAGACCATGGTGCTGGATCAGATATGGTATTGAGGGCTTGGGATAG TGCAGTTGCTTGGCAACTAACACTTAGTCGTCCAGAAAATCCAAAGGAATCTGGTGGGAGTCCGGGGCAGCCAGATGAGGGAGATTTATGTGTTCTCTTGTTTCGTTCACTCATCAGCTCTGATAAGCCA GAAATTGAGTTCATAAAGAGGGGTAGCTTTAGCTCCAATGAGCTTGATGCTTTGGCATCTGCGTTGCAATTAGCAGGACAAAATAGAACTGTTGAAAGAAAATCTCGGGGTGATAATACGCTGAAGCCTTCTGTAGAAAAGTCGGTTGCTAGTCTAGAGGCCATGGGAGTGAGAATTTATGGACTTAGTGAGCCGAATCTTGGTGATTCGAAGGCTGAGATATCATGGGACAATATTGCTGGTTATAATCAGCAGAAACG GGACATTGAAGACACAATATTGTTGGCTCTTCAAAGTCCTGGTGTGTATGATGACATTGCTCGTGGGACACGTTCTAAGTTCGAGTCAAACAGACCCCGAGCAGTGCTTTTTGAAGGCCCACCAG gTACTGGGAAGACATCATGTGCTCGTGTAATAGCTAATCAAGCG GGTGTTCCATTGCTTTATGTGCCATTGGAGGTTGTAATGTCTAAGTATTATGGTGAAAGTGAACGATTGTTGGGAAAAGTTTTTTCCCTTGCAAATGAGATCCCTAATGGTGCCATTATTTTCCTAGATGAG GTTGATTCTTTTGCTGTTACTCGTGATAACGAGATGCATGAAGCTACACGTAGAATTTTATCAGTGTTATTGCGGCAG ATAGATGGATTTGAGCAGGAGAAAAAAGTGGTGGTAATTGCTGCAACCAATAGAAAGCAAGATCTTGATCCTGCTTTGATTAG TCGATTTGATTCTATGATCTTCTTTGGCCTACCTGATCAGCAGACCCGTCAGGAAATAGTAGCTCAGTATGCGAAGCACTTGACAAAATCTGAATTAGCTGAATTTGCTAAAGTTACTGAAGA AATGTCTGGAAGGGATATCAGGGATGTTTGTCAGCAAGCAGAGCGAAGATGGGCTTCTAAG ATCATTCGAGGCCAAGCAGataaagatggagaaaatggGTCACTTCCACCTCTCCAGGAATACACCGAGAGTGCTATGGACAGGCGGAGAGCTCTACTTAGTGGGCTTTCAGACCAAAGTGACCGGAAACCTGTGGTGAAGAAACCCCAGCTGGACTTGGCATAA